Part of the Candidatus Methylomirabilota bacterium genome is shown below.
GTCTCGGGCGGGATCGCCGGCTCGCCATCGTGGGCCTCAAGCCGGGCTACGAGCCCGACTACCACGGGCGACCCGCCGTCTACCCGGTGGCGGGAGTGGGTCGCATCGTGCAGTGCGAGCGGCTGGCGTCCGGGCGCTTCAACATGGTGCTCCGTGGCGAAGGCCGCGTGCGGATCGCGCGCGAGCTCCCGACCGACACCCTCTACCGGATCGTCGAGGCGGAGGAGATGCCCGAGGTGGGGGCGGAGCGCGAGACGGTGCCTCCGATGGTCGAGCTGGCGCGGAAGACGTGCCGTCACATTCTCCACGCGGTCAAGCGCGCCACGCCCGAGATGGAGGCCGCCCTCGGGGAGCAGGTGGCGCCCGCCGTGCTGTGCGATCAGATCGCCTCCGCCCTCGTCCCAGTGCCCGAGGCGCGGCAGGCCCTTCTCGAGGAGGCGGACGTGGAGCGTCGGCTGCGGCGCCTCCTCACCGAGCTGTCCACCCTCCTCAAGCAGCTCAAGGATGGGTGAGCGGCGCCGGACGCGCGCGCGAGGGCTGCTCCTCGGCGCCCTCGTCCTGGCGCTCCTCGTCGGCGTGCTCCCGGCCAGCGCGGCGGAGCGGTCGGGCTGGCTCGGGGTCCGCATCCGCGATCTCTCGGAGCAGGAGATGGACGAGATCTCGAGCCGTCACGGCATCCGGGAGGGCTTCGGCGCCATGATCGTGGAGGTCCTGAAGGAGACGCCCGCGGAGCGCTCCGGTCTCCGAGCGGGTGATCTGGTGGTGGCCTTCCGCGACCGGCCGGTGGTCGACACGCGCGCGCTCGTGCGGTTGATCGGCGGCTCGGCGGTGGGCGAGACGGTGCCGCTCACCGTGCTCCGCCGCGACGAGGGCCGGCGGCAGCTTCGCGTACGCCTCGCCGCCATGCCGGACGCGGTCGCCGCCGACCGCATCGCGGGCGATCTCGGATTCTTCGTCCGTGAGCCCGAGGGCCAGCCTGAGCTCGGGGGCGCGCGGCCGCCGACCTTGCCCACGGTCACCGGTGTCCTCCCCGGCAGCCGCGCCGCGGGCGCGGGCATGCGGGTGGGGGACGTGCTCCTCGAAGTGGACGGCAAGGTGATCCTCACCTACGAGGCGCTCCGGAGCGCCCTGCTCGGCTGGACCCCCGAGCGGTCGTTGCCGATGGTGGTGCGCCGCGACGGCGAGCGCGTCGCGCTGCTGCTCCCCGGCACCACAAATCCTTGAACCGTCCCCCCTAGGTTACGGTTACAATACCGCCGGCTCACGCCACCGGATCGGCGTGTTCTCGCTCCGTGTGGACCTCTCTGTCCCGGACCAGGGTACCCACTCAACGAGGAGGGGCGACATGAAGAACGCGCAGGCCACCGTCGACAGTCCCCGCCGCAGGTTCCTCACCGGCTCCGCCACCGCCGCTCTGGGCGCGGCTGCGCTGGGCTTCCCCAGCGTCGTGAAGGCGCAGGGCCCCACCCACTTTCGCTTCCAGAGCACGTGGCCGCAGAAGGACATCTTCCACGAGTACGCGCTGGACTTCGCCAAGAAGGTGAACGACATGACGGGCGGCGATCTCAAGATCGAGGTGCTGCCGGCCGGGGCCGTGGTGCCGGCTTTCGGCCTGCTCGACGCGGTGTCCAAGGGCACGCTCGACGGCGGCCACGGGGTGCTCGTGTACCACTACGGCAAGCAGACCGCGCTGGCCCTCTGGGGCTCCGGCCCCGCGTTCGGCATGGACGCCAACATGCTGCTGTCCTGGCACAAGTACGGCGGGGGCAAGCAGCTCCTGACCAAGCTCTACCAGTCCATCGGGGCCAACGTGGTGTCGTTCCCCTACGGGCCGATGGCGACGCAGCCGCTCGGCTGGTACAAGAAGCCCATCACGAAGGCGGACGACTTCAAGGGACTCAAGTTCCGCACCGTGGGCATCTCGATCGACGTGTTCCAAGGCATGGGGGCGGCGGTCAACGCGCTGCCCGGCGCCGAGATCGTTCCCGCCATGGACCGTGGCCTGTTGGACGCCGCCGAGTTCAACAACGCCACCTCCGACCGGGTGCTCGGCTTCGCCGACGTCTCCAAGGTCTGCATGCTGCAGAGCTACCATCAGAACGCGGAGCAGCTCGAGATCAGCTTCAACAAGGGGAAGTTCGACGCGCTGCCCGACAAGATGAAGGCGATCGTCGAGAACGCGGTGGAGGCGGCCTCCCAGGACATGTCGTGGAAGGCCATCGACCGCTACTCGAAGGACTACATCGAGCTGCAGACCAAGGACAAGGTGCGCTTCTACCGGACGCCGGACTCCGTGCTGCAGAAGCAGCTCGAGATCTACGACCAGGTCGCCGACAAGAAGTCGGCGGAGAACGCGCTCTTCAAGGAGATCATCGAGTCGCAGAAGGCCTTCGCGGCGCGCGCGGTGAAATGGGATCTCGACACCAACGTCAGCCGGCGCATGGCCTACAACCACTACTTCGGCAAGAAGAGCTGATCGCCCCGTGACATCTCGTCCCGCCCGCCCGCGTCGTCCGGCCCCCACCGGACGGCGGGGGCCGCGGCGCCGCGCCTGATGCCCTTCATCCACTTCGTCGATCAGATCAGCTACTGGTCCGGCAAGGCCTTCGCCTGGCTCATTGTGGCCCTGACGTTCGTGGTCTCGATCGAGGTGTTCAAGCGCTACATCCTGAACGCGCCCACCGCCTGGATCTTCGACTTCAATAACATGCTGTACGGCACGCTGTTCATGATGTGCGGCGCGTACACGCTGGCCCTGGCCGGCCATGTCCGCGCCGACTTCGTGTACATCTATATGAAACCCCGGGGCCAGGCGAGCCTCGACCTCATCCTCTACTTCCTCTTCTTCATCCCCGGGATCCTCGGCCTGATCTACGCCGGCTACGACTTCGCGGCGATCTCGTGGCGCATCGGCGAGCACTCGACGGTGACGGCGGAGGGTCCGCCTGTCTACCACTTCAAGTCGGTGATCCCGCTTGCCGGCCTTCTCGTGATGCTCCAGGGCCTGGCGGAGATCGTCCGCTGCGTCGTGTGCATCCGCACCGGCGCCTGGCCGGCGCGGCTCGAAGACGTCGAGGAGATCGACGTCATCGAGACCCAGCTGAGCCAGAGCGCGTACGTGGACGAGGAGTCGCGGCGGCAGGCCATGGCCGGCGCGCACGCGATCGACGAGGCGGCCCGTCATCGTACCGTGGTCGACGACACCGAGCGACAGAGCCGGACCCCATGAGCGAGCCCTGGCTCGGGCTCACCATGCTGGGGCTCATCGTGGTGGCCATCATGATGGGCTTCCCGACCGCCTTCACCCTGATGGGCCTGGGGATGATCTTCGGCTATATCGCCTTCTGGGCCCCCGGCCAGCACTGGTACGACAACCGGATCTTCGACCTCGTCGTCCAGCGCACGTACTGGGTGATGACCAACGACACCCTGCTCTCGGTGCCCTTATTCGTGTTCATGGGCTATATCATGGAGCGGGCCGCGCTCGTGGACCGGATGTTCCACGCGGTTCAGCTGGCGTTCCGCCGCGTGCCTGCCTCGCTCGCCGTCACGACACTGCTCGTCTGCGCGTTCTGGGGCATCGCCTCCGGCATCGTGGGCGCGGTGGTCGTCCTCATGGGTGTGATCGCGATGCGGCCCATGCTCAATGCCGGCTATGACGTGAAGCTGGCGTCGGGGGCCATCACCGCGGGCGGCACGCTCGGCATCCTCATTCCACCGTCGGTCATGCTCATCGTCTACGCGGCGGTGGCGGGCCAGTCCATCGTCAAGCTCTACGCCGCCGCGATGCTGCCCGGCTTCTTCCTGACGTTTCTCTACCTCGTCTACATCCTCGGTTGGGCCATCATCAATCCCAAGATCGCGCCCAAGCTGTCGCCCGATCAATACCGGGTCACAGTGCCCGAGTACCTGAAGGCCCTCGAGCCACGCCCGGGCGGCAGCATCGTGCCGGGTCTGCTGCGGGCGGCGTTCCGTCCGGGTGTGGGGCACTATCGCTCGATCGTCCAGGATGTGTTGATCGCGTCCGTGCCCGTCCTCCTGACGGTGGGCACCCTGACGGCGACCTGGTGGTACGTGGTGATCTACAACGCCCCCGAGGCTGGCGCCGTCGCGGTGGCCCCGGCGCCCTCCCCGGCATCCAACCCGGCCTCCGTCAAGGTCGCGGCGCCTCCCGCCGCGCCCCAGGCCGCCAAGGACGACAAGCCTCAGGAGCTCGGCGCGGCCGCCACCGAAGAACAGCCCGAGGAGCTGGGCTCGGCCGGTGATGCGACGGAAGGCACGAGGGCGGCGAAAAGCGAGGGACCACCCGAGGAGATGTCGTCCTTGCGTGACCCCACCCTCGTTTCCAGCGCGGGGAAGATCCCCGCGCACTTCTACGCCTGGTTCTGGGGGATCACCGCGGCGTTCGGCGTGCTCCTCCTCGTCTATTTCGC
Proteins encoded:
- a CDS encoding LON peptidase substrate-binding domain-containing protein, whose translation is MASRQHLPIFPLPDLVLFPHTLLPLHIFEPRYRAMTADCLGRDRRLAIVGLKPGYEPDYHGRPAVYPVAGVGRIVQCERLASGRFNMVLRGEGRVRIARELPTDTLYRIVEAEEMPEVGAERETVPPMVELARKTCRHILHAVKRATPEMEAALGEQVAPAVLCDQIASALVPVPEARQALLEEADVERRLRRLLTELSTLLKQLKDG
- a CDS encoding PDZ domain-containing protein, with product MGERRRTRARGLLLGALVLALLVGVLPASAAERSGWLGVRIRDLSEQEMDEISSRHGIREGFGAMIVEVLKETPAERSGLRAGDLVVAFRDRPVVDTRALVRLIGGSAVGETVPLTVLRRDEGRRQLRVRLAAMPDAVAADRIAGDLGFFVREPEGQPELGGARPPTLPTVTGVLPGSRAAGAGMRVGDVLLEVDGKVILTYEALRSALLGWTPERSLPMVVRRDGERVALLLPGTTNP
- a CDS encoding C4-dicarboxylate ABC transporter produces the protein MKNAQATVDSPRRRFLTGSATAALGAAALGFPSVVKAQGPTHFRFQSTWPQKDIFHEYALDFAKKVNDMTGGDLKIEVLPAGAVVPAFGLLDAVSKGTLDGGHGVLVYHYGKQTALALWGSGPAFGMDANMLLSWHKYGGGKQLLTKLYQSIGANVVSFPYGPMATQPLGWYKKPITKADDFKGLKFRTVGISIDVFQGMGAAVNALPGAEIVPAMDRGLLDAAEFNNATSDRVLGFADVSKVCMLQSYHQNAEQLEISFNKGKFDALPDKMKAIVENAVEAASQDMSWKAIDRYSKDYIELQTKDKVRFYRTPDSVLQKQLEIYDQVADKKSAENALFKEIIESQKAFAARAVKWDLDTNVSRRMAYNHYFGKKS
- a CDS encoding TRAP transporter small permease subunit produces the protein MPFIHFVDQISYWSGKAFAWLIVALTFVVSIEVFKRYILNAPTAWIFDFNNMLYGTLFMMCGAYTLALAGHVRADFVYIYMKPRGQASLDLILYFLFFIPGILGLIYAGYDFAAISWRIGEHSTVTAEGPPVYHFKSVIPLAGLLVMLQGLAEIVRCVVCIRTGAWPARLEDVEEIDVIETQLSQSAYVDEESRRQAMAGAHAIDEAARHRTVVDDTERQSRTP
- a CDS encoding TRAP transporter large permease subunit, whose amino-acid sequence is MSEPWLGLTMLGLIVVAIMMGFPTAFTLMGLGMIFGYIAFWAPGQHWYDNRIFDLVVQRTYWVMTNDTLLSVPLFVFMGYIMERAALVDRMFHAVQLAFRRVPASLAVTTLLVCAFWGIASGIVGAVVVLMGVIAMRPMLNAGYDVKLASGAITAGGTLGILIPPSVMLIVYAAVAGQSIVKLYAAAMLPGFFLTFLYLVYILGWAIINPKIAPKLSPDQYRVTVPEYLKALEPRPGGSIVPGLLRAAFRPGVGHYRSIVQDVLIASVPVLLTVGTLTATWWYVVIYNAPEAGAVAVAPAPSPASNPASVKVAAPPAAPQAAKDDKPQELGAAATEEQPEELGSAGDATEGTRAAKSEGPPEEMSSLRDPTLVSSAGKIPAHFYAWFWGITAAFGVLLLVYFARMDGEQLMILRELCIAVVPLGVLTVVVLAVILLGICTATESAAIGALGAMYLAVMARFQRPVLWWSLVGLIGGIALGWYEGENWASLLVAGSIGGTLVGTVVPGLWYLRTSRELRLNMKESTFLTAKTTAMVCWLFVGSGLFSAVFALHGGQGVIERWVLSMNLSPFGFMFLAQVIIFVLGWPLEWTEIIVIFCPIFIPLLSHFEIDPILFGTMVAVNLQAAFLSPPVAMSAFYLKGVSPKHVTLNQIFAGMMPYMIIVCICLAFMYIWPGMTLWLPEFLYGK